The Pseudomonas baetica genome includes a region encoding these proteins:
- a CDS encoding electron transfer flavoprotein subunit alpha/FixB family protein, giving the protein MSDIIRRDPRAEWIARNRLHPLHAAMQPAQHSWMGPNGVIRKNLHGIGFIGPNGLKRIDRSGAQQGGAVKRSATVEVQLPLHQVPAPAFYINVVPDMVGGRLSSHDRDLLGLAHQLAGKDGAVLAVVFGEHKENAFATAGVDRLLVLEGEAFSGYAPEQRVQGLRAVDNQFSPRHWLLPDSRSGGGELGRRFAAALGERPATRVWQVKDQECIGRAGAGLQDLARPVARLILASAECAEPVSETRHEALPVELSTSVARSLSRIEDLGAVAVDPAAIPMAEAEFIFSGGNGVKDWALFHQTAAALGATEGASRVAVDDGFMARDRQVGASGTWVTARVYVAVGISGAIQHLQGIGACDKVVAINLDPGCDMIKRADLSVIGESAEILQALIAAVEAYRNDAKRDAA; this is encoded by the coding sequence ATGAGCGACATTATCCGCCGTGACCCGCGCGCCGAATGGATTGCCCGCAACCGTCTGCATCCGCTGCACGCGGCCATGCAACCGGCGCAACACAGCTGGATGGGGCCCAACGGCGTCATCCGCAAGAACCTGCACGGCATCGGTTTCATTGGCCCCAACGGCCTCAAACGCATTGACCGCAGCGGCGCGCAGCAGGGTGGGGCGGTCAAACGCTCGGCCACGGTTGAAGTGCAACTGCCGTTGCATCAGGTGCCGGCCCCGGCGTTCTACATCAACGTGGTGCCGGACATGGTCGGCGGCCGCTTGAGCAGCCACGACCGCGACTTGCTCGGCCTCGCGCATCAACTGGCCGGCAAGGACGGCGCGGTGTTGGCCGTGGTCTTCGGCGAGCACAAGGAAAACGCCTTCGCCACCGCAGGCGTCGATCGCTTGCTGGTGCTGGAGGGCGAAGCATTCAGCGGTTATGCACCGGAGCAACGCGTGCAAGGTTTGCGCGCTGTGGATAACCAGTTCAGTCCACGTCACTGGCTGCTGCCGGACAGCCGCAGCGGTGGCGGTGAACTGGGTCGGCGCTTTGCTGCGGCATTGGGCGAGCGCCCGGCGACCCGCGTGTGGCAGGTCAAGGATCAGGAGTGCATCGGCCGCGCTGGCGCGGGCCTGCAGGATTTGGCCCGTCCGGTTGCGCGGTTGATTCTGGCCTCGGCCGAATGTGCGGAACCTGTCAGTGAAACCCGTCACGAAGCGCTGCCCGTGGAGTTATCCACAAGTGTCGCGCGCAGCTTGTCGCGGATCGAAGATCTCGGTGCAGTGGCCGTCGATCCGGCAGCGATTCCGATGGCCGAGGCCGAGTTCATCTTCTCCGGCGGCAACGGCGTCAAGGACTGGGCGCTGTTCCACCAGACTGCCGCCGCATTGGGCGCCACCGAAGGCGCCTCGCGGGTGGCGGTGGACGATGGCTTCATGGCGCGTGATCGGCAGGTCGGCGCGTCCGGCACCTGGGTCACCGCGCGGGTGTATGTCGCGGTGGGTATTTCCGGGGCGATCCAGCATCTGCAAGGCATTGGAGCGTGCGACAAGGTGGTGGCGATCAACCTCGATCCGGGTTGCGACATGATCAAACGCGCCGACCTGTCGGTGATCGGCGAGAGCGCGGAGATTCTTCAAGCCTTGATCGCGGCGGTTGAGGCTTACCGCAACGACGCCAAGCGCGATGCGGCTTAA
- a CDS encoding electron transfer flavoprotein subunit beta codes for MNTKIITLVSIGAHPTSGRPRRAEQDARAVELGLQLAGDNLQVLHAGDVAEPALRAYLGMGLEQMHVLEQPAGADALPALTAYLRDAGAQVVLTGSQAETGEGSGMLPFLLAEGLGWPLVVGLAQVESINDGSALVLQALPRGQRRRLRVKLPFLATVDNAAPKPRQSAYGPARRGVLNAEDVQVLDDELLAVATLQPAKPRPKRLKVIKAKSGADRMKAATAKASGGGGQVLKGVSAQAGAEAILKLLIEEGVVR; via the coding sequence ATGAACACAAAAATCATCACTTTGGTTTCAATCGGCGCCCACCCGACCTCCGGCCGGCCACGTCGCGCCGAACAGGACGCACGCGCCGTGGAGCTGGGCCTGCAACTGGCTGGGGATAACCTGCAAGTGCTGCACGCCGGGGATGTTGCCGAGCCCGCATTGCGCGCCTATCTGGGCATGGGGCTGGAGCAGATGCATGTGCTGGAGCAACCGGCGGGCGCAGATGCATTGCCGGCGCTGACCGCGTATCTACGTGATGCCGGTGCGCAGGTGGTGCTGACCGGTAGCCAGGCGGAAACCGGTGAAGGCTCGGGGATGTTGCCGTTTCTGCTGGCCGAAGGGTTGGGCTGGCCGCTGGTGGTCGGGTTGGCCCAGGTCGAGTCGATCAATGACGGTTCGGCGCTGGTGCTGCAAGCGTTGCCGCGCGGGCAGCGGCGGCGGTTGAGGGTGAAGTTGCCGTTTCTGGCGACTGTGGATAACGCAGCTCCCAAGCCTCGGCAGAGTGCTTATGGGCCGGCACGTCGCGGCGTGCTGAATGCCGAAGATGTGCAAGTGCTGGACGATGAATTGCTCGCAGTAGCGACATTGCAACCGGCCAAGCCTCGGCCGAAACGCTTGAAAGTGATCAAGGCCAAAAGTGGTGCTGACCGGATGAAGGCAGCTACGGCCAAGGCCAGTGGCGGTGGCGGGCAAGTGCTCAAGGGCGTTTCCGCACAGGCCGGCGCTGAAGCGATTCTCAAACTGCTGATCGAAGAAGGCGTCGTCCGTTAG